A stretch of the Vitis riparia cultivar Riparia Gloire de Montpellier isolate 1030 chromosome 13, EGFV_Vit.rip_1.0, whole genome shotgun sequence genome encodes the following:
- the LOC117929109 gene encoding serine/arginine-rich splicing factor RS2Z33-like isoform X2, with protein sequence MKHDFAFVEFSDPRDADDARYSLNGRDFDGSRIIVEFAKGGPRGPGGSREYLGRGPPPGSGRCFNCGIDGHWARDCKAGDWKNKCYRCGERGHIERNCQNSPKKLKRGRSYSRSPSPRRGRSRSRSRSRSYSRSRSYSQPRSSPKRERSAERLERRSRSPHDSRSPKRRKASPPPSKGRKRSPTPDERSPKERSPSPRDRKQTTNGSDYSDSPRVKSRSPALDAERDSPRDRNYRRSPDEENGHSRSPSPIPRDDASPVDDDE encoded by the exons ATGAAGCACGACTTTGCCTTTGTT GAATTCAGTGATCCGCGAGATGCCGATGATGCAAGGTATAGCTTGAATGGTCGGGATTTCGATGGAAGTCGTATAATAGTAGAATTTGCTAAGGGG GGTCCACGCGGTCCTGGTGGGTCTCGTGAGTATCTTGGCAGAGGTCCTCCACCTGGATCAGGTCGCTGCTTTAACTGTGGAATTGATGGCCATTGGGCTCGAGATTGCAAAGCTGGTGATTGGAAGAACAAGTGTTACCGCTGTGGGGAACGGGGCCATATAGAAAGAAATTGTCAGAATAGTCCGAAGAAGCTAAA GCGTGGACGTAGTTATTCTCGGTCTCCATCTCCTCGTCGTGGTCGGAGCCGGAGCCGAAGCAGAAGTCGTAGTTACAGCAGGAGCCGCAGTTACAg TCAACCCAGATCATCTCCTAAGAGGGAGCGAAGTGCTGAGCGTCTGGAGAGAAGATCTAGGAGCCCTCATGACAGCAGGAGCCCTAAGCGGCGCAAGGCATCACCACCACCATCAAAGGGAAGGAAACGCAGTCCAACACCTGATGAGAGGAGCCCAAAAGAGAGAAGCCCCTCCCCAAGGGATCGTAAGCAGACCACCAATGGTTCAGACTACAGTGACAGCCCCAGGGTGAAGAGCAGAAGCCCTGCACTTGACGCTGAAAGAGACAGCCCAAGAGATAGGAATTACAGGAGGAGCCCTGATGAAGAAAATGGCCACAGCCGCAGCCCTAGTCCCATTCCTAGGGACGATGCAAGTCCTGTTGATGATGATGAGTAA
- the LOC117929109 gene encoding serine/arginine-rich splicing factor RS2Z32-like isoform X1, translating to MPRYDDRHGSTRLYVGRLSSRTRSRDLEDLFSRYGRVRDVDMKHDFAFVEFSDPRDADDARYSLNGRDFDGSRIIVEFAKGGPRGPGGSREYLGRGPPPGSGRCFNCGIDGHWARDCKAGDWKNKCYRCGERGHIERNCQNSPKKLKRGRSYSRSPSPRRGRSRSRSRSRSYSRSRSYSQPRSSPKRERSAERLERRSRSPHDSRSPKRRKASPPPSKGRKRSPTPDERSPKERSPSPRDRKQTTNGSDYSDSPRVKSRSPALDAERDSPRDRNYRRSPDEENGHSRSPSPIPRDDASPVDDDE from the exons ATGCCTCGGTATGATGACCGCCATGGGAGTACCCGTCTTTATGTTGGTCGTTTGTCTTCTCGGACAAGGTCACGTGATCTGGAAGACCTATTTAGTAGATATGGAAG AGTACGCGATGTGGACATGAAGCACGACTTTGCCTTTGTT GAATTCAGTGATCCGCGAGATGCCGATGATGCAAGGTATAGCTTGAATGGTCGGGATTTCGATGGAAGTCGTATAATAGTAGAATTTGCTAAGGGG GGTCCACGCGGTCCTGGTGGGTCTCGTGAGTATCTTGGCAGAGGTCCTCCACCTGGATCAGGTCGCTGCTTTAACTGTGGAATTGATGGCCATTGGGCTCGAGATTGCAAAGCTGGTGATTGGAAGAACAAGTGTTACCGCTGTGGGGAACGGGGCCATATAGAAAGAAATTGTCAGAATAGTCCGAAGAAGCTAAA GCGTGGACGTAGTTATTCTCGGTCTCCATCTCCTCGTCGTGGTCGGAGCCGGAGCCGAAGCAGAAGTCGTAGTTACAGCAGGAGCCGCAGTTACAg TCAACCCAGATCATCTCCTAAGAGGGAGCGAAGTGCTGAGCGTCTGGAGAGAAGATCTAGGAGCCCTCATGACAGCAGGAGCCCTAAGCGGCGCAAGGCATCACCACCACCATCAAAGGGAAGGAAACGCAGTCCAACACCTGATGAGAGGAGCCCAAAAGAGAGAAGCCCCTCCCCAAGGGATCGTAAGCAGACCACCAATGGTTCAGACTACAGTGACAGCCCCAGGGTGAAGAGCAGAAGCCCTGCACTTGACGCTGAAAGAGACAGCCCAAGAGATAGGAATTACAGGAGGAGCCCTGATGAAGAAAATGGCCACAGCCGCAGCCCTAGTCCCATTCCTAGGGACGATGCAAGTCCTGTTGATGATGATGAGTAA